The genomic DNA ACTTTCTTCATGAAATGCCGGATGATCCGGTGCAGGGACCGTACATGGACGAGGAGTGTTTTCGTATCTTTGAGGCTATTCATGAATTCAGAAGGGGTCACCTTTTTCTTTTCCTCTTTTTCCTTACTGGAAGAGCCGGCATCTCCTGCCTTCTTCTTTTCTTCCAGGACGACATTGGGACCATCATCATCGACTTTCACCATGGGGATGTCGATCGTATATTTAAGGATTCCATACCAGGCCCTGAGCATCACCTTGAAATGATCATTATCATTTCCGTGATAGAGGGATACGGTAATGGTCAGTTTGGTTATAAAAATGATTACTAATAATAGCAGCAGCAACGCAGCGAGGATCAGGAGGGTCCATACCCACCAGCTCATATCCATCACACCCCTTCAACTTCCCATTATCGCCTCTCCGATTAAGATTTAAACCTTCCAAACCTTCCATTTTCCTTCTCCCCTTACCTGTCCCCCCTCTCCCATAAGGGTGAAGGGCAATCAGAAGGCGTCGTTCGATACCCCCCCCCTTAACGACGGCACGGCGCATTTCACTTCCGTCTGCACAAAAAAAGAGAGCATCCAGACGGATGCTCTCCATTGATTCATGTTTGTACCGGTGTGAACTCCAGCTTTCTTTTCTCCTGTACGACCGTTGTATCGGCGAAAAGATCATGGATCCCCTGCTTTTTCGTGGTGAAGGCGACAACCACATAGAGGATGAAGAAAGTGCCGGAGATAAAGCGTCCGATCAGCTC from Rossellomorea marisflavi includes the following:
- a CDS encoding DUF2953 domain-containing protein translates to MSWWVWTLLILAALLLLLLVIIFITKLTITVSLYHGNDNDHFKVMLRAWYGILKYTIDIPMVKVDDDGPNVVLEEKKKAGDAGSSSKEKEEKKKVTPSEFMNSLKDTKTLLVHVRSLHRIIRHFMKKVKMDDVIWHTKIGTGDAAATGSFTGAIWGLKGSIISLMSGYIRLQSMPDLQVVPDFQQAIIQTRFSCIIQFRIGNAILVGFKILRFWRGGRAAFKTRPLSTISGEKHSV